One genomic region from Pecten maximus chromosome 5, xPecMax1.1, whole genome shotgun sequence encodes:
- the LOC117328152 gene encoding sorting nexin-12-like yields the protein MTAQPATARITTKKQTLEDAYSPPANFLEIDILDPQTHGVDKKRYTDYEVRMRTNLPVFKVKESSVRRRYSDFEWLRNELERDSKIVVPAMPGKAWKRQLPFRSDDGIFEDEFIEDRRKGLEQFVNKVAGHPLAQNERCLHMFLQEQVIDKNYVPGKIRNT from the exons ATGACTGCCCAGCCAGCGACAGCCCGTATTACTACTAAAAAACAGACACTAGAGGACGCATATTCACCTCCAGCGAATTTCCTAGAGATAGATATTTTAGATCCTCAAACACATGGCGTGGATAAGAAAAGATATACGGATTATGAAGTCCGTATGAGA ACAAATTTACCAGTTTTCAAGGTGAAGGAGTCAAGTGTACGGCGACGTTACAGTGATTTTGAATGGTTGCGGAATGAGTTAGAGCGTGACAGCAAG ATTGTGGTACCAGCGATGCCGGGTAAGGCATGGAAACGTCAGCTGCCCTTCAGAAGTGATGATGGCATATTTGAGGATGAATTTATCGAAGATCGACGAAAAGGACTAGAACAATTTGTCAACAA GGTTGCTGGACATCCCTTGGCACAGAATGAAAGGTGTTTACACATGTTTCTTCAAGAACAAGTAATTGACAAGAATTATGTTCCTGGCAAAATCAGAAATACATGA